A part of Haliotis asinina isolate JCU_RB_2024 chromosome 10, JCU_Hal_asi_v2, whole genome shotgun sequence genomic DNA contains:
- the LOC137298178 gene encoding uncharacterized protein isoform X3, with amino-acid sequence MSADIILQSSLLEPGVELLCLEKETLGTSHDKSKEGFVTGSSHREPQDGDMPYPPCRTSVEETNPVESDGEPSAAPTHDSVNELFVTMSGQSGEDETSAETYSIKEKDAEEKTSTLQENKSTMKTPNVEIVSNTHGRTDYNNAASAEYHYIDNVQDSVYEQATEENQPEAENDYEFIAETNPGYDYIEPINDPRTFSRRGIVFLVPIFAGVVVNTMAGFFFVAFLLPIPRVGQMVFSRETSTVFMVVNAAAAASSAPLMIRYGFRKVAFFGSVLLIFSCISSSLATIDDLKTFITLSVMKGFSVGLLRSTGVVATVDHLKTRPAVAVIISYNSFIIGAASSLLARILSDIGLAIPAFLGLVAALFLQKNSQTHQNVTMLFKHPPFYALVLLAAVCSMVLSHLMLPVALVSTTERSSLVLALPLLCCCQLTGGIIGAKIADKILRETSSVSGAMYFGGVSQIVAGVGAIIAWVLLVRRGSRPSHVPAEDIIRREGDHPGDGEREDHFEVHVEDHVQDHVEVHVEDHVQDHVQDHVEGQVEDHLQDHVESQVEDHVDNHVVVEAEDSCN; translated from the exons ATGTCTGCGGACATCATCCTACAATCGTCACTTCTTGAACCTGGTGTTGAGCTCTTGTGTCTCGAAAAGGAAACCCTTGGTACTTCTCATGATAAATCCAAGGAAGGCTTCGTCACAGGTTCGAGCCACCGTGAGCCCCAAGATGGGGACATGCCTTATCCGCCTTGCCGCACATCCGTAGAAGAAACCAATCCAGTTGAATCTGATGGGGAACCTTCTGCTGCCCCAACTCATGATTCTGTAAATGAACTCTTTGTTACCATGTCTGGCCAGTCAGGTGAAGATGAAACAAGTGCTGAAACTTACTCCATTAAAGAGAAAGACGCAGAAGAGAAAACATCG actCTACAAGAAAACAAGTCCACTATGAAAACACCCAACGTCGAAATCGTGTCTAATACTCATGGCCGAACTGACTACAACAATGCAGCGTCGGCGGAATACCACTACATTGACAACGTCCAAGACTCCGTCTATGAGCAGGCGACGGAGGAAAACCAACCGGAAGCCGAAAATGATTATGAATTCATTGCTGAAACCAATCCTGGTTATGACTACATTGAACCAATAAACGACCCTCGTACG TTTTCGAGAAGGGGTATTGTTTTTCTCGTACCCATATTTGCTGGCGTGGTAGTGAACACCATGGCTGGCTTCTTCTTTGTGGCCTTTCTACTGCCGATCCCTAGAGTTGGACAGATGGTCTTTAGCAGGGAAACTTCTACCGTATTCATGGTAGTTAACGCAGCGGCAG CGGCCTCTTCTGCTCCGCTTATGATCAGATACGGCTTCCGCAAGGTCGCTTTTTTCGGAAGTGTTTTACTCATCTTTTCCTGTATCTCGTCGTCATTGGCAACCATAGATGACCTTAAGACTTTCATCACACTCAGCGTCATGAAAG GTTTTTCAGTTGGTCTTCTTCGATCTACTGGAGTGGTAGCTACAGTAGACCACCTCAAGACTCGCCCAGCTGTCGCAGTTATCATCAGCTACAATAGCTTCATCATTGGAGCAGCTAGTTCCCTACTCGCCCGCATTCTCTCCGACATAGGGCTTGCGATACCTGCTTTTTTGGGACTTGTGGCGGCATTGTTTCTACAAAAGAACTCACAGACCCATCAAAATGTGACCATGCTCTTCAAACACCCACCGTTTTATGCCCTCGTATTGCTAGCAGCTGTCTGTTCTATGG TGCTCTCCCATCTGATGTTGCCAGTAGCTCTGGTCAGCACTACTGAAAGAAGTAGCCTGGTGTTGGCCCTCCCTCTCTTGTGCTGTTGCCAGTTAACGGGAGGAATTATTGGTGCTAAGATTGCGG ACAAAATCCTGAGGGAAACATCGTCAGTAAGTGGTGCCATGTATTTCGGTGGAGTGTCCCAGATCGTTGCCGGAGTTGGAGCCATCATTGCATGGGTGTTGTTGGTAAGACGCGGGTCCCGTCCTAGCCATGTGCCTGCAGAAGACATCATCCGTCGGGAGGGAGATCACCCTGGTGATGGTGAGAGAGAGGATCATTTCGAGGTCCATGTCGAAGACCATGTCCAGGACCATGTCGAGGTCCATGTCGAAGACCACGTCCAGGACCATGTCCAGGACCATGTCGAGGGTCAAGTCGAGGACCATCTCCAGGACCATGTTGAGAGTCAAGTCGAGGACCATGTCGACAACCACGTCGTGGTCGAGGCTGAGGACTCTTGCAACTGA
- the LOC137298178 gene encoding uncharacterized protein isoform X2, translating to MSADIILQSSLLEPGVELLCLEKETLGTSHDKSKEGFVTGSSHREPQDGDMPYPPCRTSVEETNPVESDGEPSAAPTHDSVNELFVTMSGQSGEDETSAETYSIKEKDAEEKTSTLQENKSTMKTPNVEIVSNTHGRTDYNNAASAEYHYIDNVQDSVYEQATEENQPEAENDYEFIAETNPGYDYIEPINDPRTFSRRGIVFLVPIFAGVVVNTMAGFFFVAFLLPIPRVGQMVFSRETSTVFMVVNAAAGFSVGLLRSTGVVATVDHLKTRPAVAVIISYNSFIIGAASSLLARILSDIGLAIPAFLGLVAALFLQKNSQTHQNVTMLFKHPPFYALVLLAAVCSMGFASNPVFAMASKTWTIIMVIAVCIIPIIVLVVLLVIRNKIRFLTEWLKRSALLSMGLSVVGAGVVVTAHKVIPPDLGVFSTGFAFLLSHLMLPVALVSTTERSSLVLALPLLCCCQLTGGIIGAKIADKILRETSSVSGAMYFGGVSQIVAGVGAIIAWVLLVRRGSRPSHVPAEDIIRREGDHPGDGEREDHFEVHVEDHVQDHVEVHVEDHVQDHVQDHVEGQVEDHLQDHVESQVEDHVDNHVVVEAEDSCN from the exons ATGTCTGCGGACATCATCCTACAATCGTCACTTCTTGAACCTGGTGTTGAGCTCTTGTGTCTCGAAAAGGAAACCCTTGGTACTTCTCATGATAAATCCAAGGAAGGCTTCGTCACAGGTTCGAGCCACCGTGAGCCCCAAGATGGGGACATGCCTTATCCGCCTTGCCGCACATCCGTAGAAGAAACCAATCCAGTTGAATCTGATGGGGAACCTTCTGCTGCCCCAACTCATGATTCTGTAAATGAACTCTTTGTTACCATGTCTGGCCAGTCAGGTGAAGATGAAACAAGTGCTGAAACTTACTCCATTAAAGAGAAAGACGCAGAAGAGAAAACATCG actCTACAAGAAAACAAGTCCACTATGAAAACACCCAACGTCGAAATCGTGTCTAATACTCATGGCCGAACTGACTACAACAATGCAGCGTCGGCGGAATACCACTACATTGACAACGTCCAAGACTCCGTCTATGAGCAGGCGACGGAGGAAAACCAACCGGAAGCCGAAAATGATTATGAATTCATTGCTGAAACCAATCCTGGTTATGACTACATTGAACCAATAAACGACCCTCGTACG TTTTCGAGAAGGGGTATTGTTTTTCTCGTACCCATATTTGCTGGCGTGGTAGTGAACACCATGGCTGGCTTCTTCTTTGTGGCCTTTCTACTGCCGATCCCTAGAGTTGGACAGATGGTCTTTAGCAGGGAAACTTCTACCGTATTCATGGTAGTTAACGCAGCGGCAG GTTTTTCAGTTGGTCTTCTTCGATCTACTGGAGTGGTAGCTACAGTAGACCACCTCAAGACTCGCCCAGCTGTCGCAGTTATCATCAGCTACAATAGCTTCATCATTGGAGCAGCTAGTTCCCTACTCGCCCGCATTCTCTCCGACATAGGGCTTGCGATACCTGCTTTTTTGGGACTTGTGGCGGCATTGTTTCTACAAAAGAACTCACAGACCCATCAAAATGTGACCATGCTCTTCAAACACCCACCGTTTTATGCCCTCGTATTGCTAGCAGCTGTCTGTTCTATGG GGTTTGCAAGCAATCCAGTCTTCGCCATGGCGTCTAAAACGTGGACGATTATTATGGTGATTGCTGTCTGCATCATCCCTATCATCGTGCTGGTTGTTCTGTTGGTCATCCGAAACAAAATCAGATTCCTGACAGAATGGCTGAAAAGGTCAGCCCTTTTATCCATGGGACTATCGGTCGTAGGTGCTGGTGTCGTTGTCACTGCCCACAAGGTGATCCCTCCTGATTTGGGGGTTTTCAGTACTGGATTTGCCTTTC TGCTCTCCCATCTGATGTTGCCAGTAGCTCTGGTCAGCACTACTGAAAGAAGTAGCCTGGTGTTGGCCCTCCCTCTCTTGTGCTGTTGCCAGTTAACGGGAGGAATTATTGGTGCTAAGATTGCGG ACAAAATCCTGAGGGAAACATCGTCAGTAAGTGGTGCCATGTATTTCGGTGGAGTGTCCCAGATCGTTGCCGGAGTTGGAGCCATCATTGCATGGGTGTTGTTGGTAAGACGCGGGTCCCGTCCTAGCCATGTGCCTGCAGAAGACATCATCCGTCGGGAGGGAGATCACCCTGGTGATGGTGAGAGAGAGGATCATTTCGAGGTCCATGTCGAAGACCATGTCCAGGACCATGTCGAGGTCCATGTCGAAGACCACGTCCAGGACCATGTCCAGGACCATGTCGAGGGTCAAGTCGAGGACCATCTCCAGGACCATGTTGAGAGTCAAGTCGAGGACCATGTCGACAACCACGTCGTGGTCGAGGCTGAGGACTCTTGCAACTGA
- the LOC137298178 gene encoding uncharacterized protein isoform X1: protein MSADIILQSSLLEPGVELLCLEKETLGTSHDKSKEGFVTGSSHREPQDGDMPYPPCRTSVEETNPVESDGEPSAAPTHDSVNELFVTMSGQSGEDETSAETYSIKEKDAEEKTSTLQENKSTMKTPNVEIVSNTHGRTDYNNAASAEYHYIDNVQDSVYEQATEENQPEAENDYEFIAETNPGYDYIEPINDPRTFSRRGIVFLVPIFAGVVVNTMAGFFFVAFLLPIPRVGQMVFSRETSTVFMVVNAAAAASSAPLMIRYGFRKVAFFGSVLLIFSCISSSLATIDDLKTFITLSVMKGFSVGLLRSTGVVATVDHLKTRPAVAVIISYNSFIIGAASSLLARILSDIGLAIPAFLGLVAALFLQKNSQTHQNVTMLFKHPPFYALVLLAAVCSMGFASNPVFAMASKTWTIIMVIAVCIIPIIVLVVLLVIRNKIRFLTEWLKRSALLSMGLSVVGAGVVVTAHKVIPPDLGVFSTGFAFLLSHLMLPVALVSTTERSSLVLALPLLCCCQLTGGIIGAKIADKILRETSSVSGAMYFGGVSQIVAGVGAIIAWVLLVRRGSRPSHVPAEDIIRREGDHPGDGEREDHFEVHVEDHVQDHVEVHVEDHVQDHVQDHVEGQVEDHLQDHVESQVEDHVDNHVVVEAEDSCN from the exons ATGTCTGCGGACATCATCCTACAATCGTCACTTCTTGAACCTGGTGTTGAGCTCTTGTGTCTCGAAAAGGAAACCCTTGGTACTTCTCATGATAAATCCAAGGAAGGCTTCGTCACAGGTTCGAGCCACCGTGAGCCCCAAGATGGGGACATGCCTTATCCGCCTTGCCGCACATCCGTAGAAGAAACCAATCCAGTTGAATCTGATGGGGAACCTTCTGCTGCCCCAACTCATGATTCTGTAAATGAACTCTTTGTTACCATGTCTGGCCAGTCAGGTGAAGATGAAACAAGTGCTGAAACTTACTCCATTAAAGAGAAAGACGCAGAAGAGAAAACATCG actCTACAAGAAAACAAGTCCACTATGAAAACACCCAACGTCGAAATCGTGTCTAATACTCATGGCCGAACTGACTACAACAATGCAGCGTCGGCGGAATACCACTACATTGACAACGTCCAAGACTCCGTCTATGAGCAGGCGACGGAGGAAAACCAACCGGAAGCCGAAAATGATTATGAATTCATTGCTGAAACCAATCCTGGTTATGACTACATTGAACCAATAAACGACCCTCGTACG TTTTCGAGAAGGGGTATTGTTTTTCTCGTACCCATATTTGCTGGCGTGGTAGTGAACACCATGGCTGGCTTCTTCTTTGTGGCCTTTCTACTGCCGATCCCTAGAGTTGGACAGATGGTCTTTAGCAGGGAAACTTCTACCGTATTCATGGTAGTTAACGCAGCGGCAG CGGCCTCTTCTGCTCCGCTTATGATCAGATACGGCTTCCGCAAGGTCGCTTTTTTCGGAAGTGTTTTACTCATCTTTTCCTGTATCTCGTCGTCATTGGCAACCATAGATGACCTTAAGACTTTCATCACACTCAGCGTCATGAAAG GTTTTTCAGTTGGTCTTCTTCGATCTACTGGAGTGGTAGCTACAGTAGACCACCTCAAGACTCGCCCAGCTGTCGCAGTTATCATCAGCTACAATAGCTTCATCATTGGAGCAGCTAGTTCCCTACTCGCCCGCATTCTCTCCGACATAGGGCTTGCGATACCTGCTTTTTTGGGACTTGTGGCGGCATTGTTTCTACAAAAGAACTCACAGACCCATCAAAATGTGACCATGCTCTTCAAACACCCACCGTTTTATGCCCTCGTATTGCTAGCAGCTGTCTGTTCTATGG GGTTTGCAAGCAATCCAGTCTTCGCCATGGCGTCTAAAACGTGGACGATTATTATGGTGATTGCTGTCTGCATCATCCCTATCATCGTGCTGGTTGTTCTGTTGGTCATCCGAAACAAAATCAGATTCCTGACAGAATGGCTGAAAAGGTCAGCCCTTTTATCCATGGGACTATCGGTCGTAGGTGCTGGTGTCGTTGTCACTGCCCACAAGGTGATCCCTCCTGATTTGGGGGTTTTCAGTACTGGATTTGCCTTTC TGCTCTCCCATCTGATGTTGCCAGTAGCTCTGGTCAGCACTACTGAAAGAAGTAGCCTGGTGTTGGCCCTCCCTCTCTTGTGCTGTTGCCAGTTAACGGGAGGAATTATTGGTGCTAAGATTGCGG ACAAAATCCTGAGGGAAACATCGTCAGTAAGTGGTGCCATGTATTTCGGTGGAGTGTCCCAGATCGTTGCCGGAGTTGGAGCCATCATTGCATGGGTGTTGTTGGTAAGACGCGGGTCCCGTCCTAGCCATGTGCCTGCAGAAGACATCATCCGTCGGGAGGGAGATCACCCTGGTGATGGTGAGAGAGAGGATCATTTCGAGGTCCATGTCGAAGACCATGTCCAGGACCATGTCGAGGTCCATGTCGAAGACCACGTCCAGGACCATGTCCAGGACCATGTCGAGGGTCAAGTCGAGGACCATCTCCAGGACCATGTTGAGAGTCAAGTCGAGGACCATGTCGACAACCACGTCGTGGTCGAGGCTGAGGACTCTTGCAACTGA